In Dyadobacter sp. NIV53, a single window of DNA contains:
- a CDS encoding beta-ketoacyl-[acyl-carrier-protein] synthase family protein, with product MSRVMVTGIGIISAIGNNISENYDSLHHARSGITKATYFESLYTSTLPFGEVKCSNDELKQQLHLEDHPGYTRTCLLAVKAFEEAIIDSGLNQEQLSSYETALISASTVGGMCLTDQLYQDANLESGGSEFLDAYNCAAHTLKLIEKYQIKGFSDTINTACSSSANAIMLGARLIKSGRAKRVIVGGVDSLAKYTVNGFNALKILSQFPSKPFDEERDGLNLGEAAAYLVLESEEIVGSKKVYAEICGYGNANDAHHPSAMSDDANGAILCMREAIASAGILPSQISYVNTHGTGTPNNDQVELFGLTSLFETIPPYNSTKSFTGHTLGAAGSVEAVFSILSIIKSEIFPSLHFEKPIVNFNIPPVSELIKNISVNYVLSNSFGFGGNCTSLVLGKA from the coding sequence ATGAGTAGGGTAATGGTGACCGGAATCGGTATTATCAGTGCAATTGGCAATAATATTTCTGAAAATTATGATAGTCTGCACCATGCCCGCAGCGGTATAACCAAAGCAACTTATTTTGAGTCTCTTTATACTTCCACTTTACCATTTGGCGAAGTAAAATGCAGTAACGATGAATTAAAGCAGCAGCTACATCTGGAAGACCATCCAGGCTATACCCGAACGTGCCTGCTTGCTGTGAAAGCTTTTGAGGAAGCAATAATAGATTCCGGATTGAACCAGGAACAGCTTTCTTCCTATGAAACTGCTCTTATTTCAGCCAGTACGGTTGGCGGGATGTGCCTTACGGATCAGCTTTATCAGGATGCCAACCTGGAATCGGGTGGCTCTGAATTTCTGGATGCTTATAACTGCGCTGCTCACACTTTAAAACTCATTGAAAAATATCAGATCAAAGGCTTTTCAGATACCATCAATACAGCGTGTTCTTCCTCAGCAAATGCAATTATGCTGGGAGCACGGCTTATAAAATCAGGACGGGCCAAACGTGTTATAGTAGGTGGTGTTGATAGTCTTGCCAAATACACCGTAAACGGATTCAATGCACTTAAAATACTTTCTCAGTTTCCTTCCAAACCATTTGATGAGGAGCGGGACGGATTAAATCTGGGTGAGGCAGCGGCTTATCTGGTTTTAGAATCTGAGGAAATTGTTGGCAGTAAAAAAGTATATGCCGAAATATGCGGATATGGAAATGCCAATGATGCACATCATCCGTCTGCTATGTCTGATGATGCGAACGGTGCAATTCTATGTATGAGAGAGGCAATTGCATCGGCTGGTATATTGCCGTCGCAGATTAGCTATGTAAATACCCACGGAACCGGAACTCCAAATAACGACCAGGTTGAGCTGTTTGGTTTAACATCACTTTTTGAAACAATTCCACCATATAATTCTACAAAATCATTTACCGGGCATACATTGGGTGCAGCCGGATCTGTGGAGGCAGTTTTCAGTATTTTAAGTATTATAAAATCAGAAATATTTCCAAGTCTGCACTTTGAGAAGCCAATTGTTAATTTTAATATTCCTCCGGTTTCGGAACTGATTAAAAACATCTCTGTTAATTATGTGCTTTCTAATTCTTTCGGCTTTGGAGGAAATTGTACTTCCCTTGTGTTGGGAAAAGCTTAA
- a CDS encoding phosphopantetheine-binding protein: MNVDTLKPILKGQIVQYLNLLDINPTDIKDDEPLFGGDLGLDSIDSLELVVLLEREYGIKINNPAEGRKILIDVNHMAEYILAHTKTA; this comes from the coding sequence ATGAACGTTGACACTCTGAAGCCCATTTTGAAAGGGCAAATTGTACAGTATTTAAATTTACTGGATATAAATCCAACAGATATTAAGGATGACGAACCACTCTTTGGAGGTGATCTTGGTTTGGATTCAATTGATTCCCTGGAACTTGTAGTTTTGCTTGAAAGAGAATACGGAATTAAAATTAACAATCCGGCTGAAGGAAGGAAAATACTTATTGACGTAAACCACATGGCAGAATATATTCTGGCTCATACCAAAACGGCCTGA